One Ictalurus punctatus breed USDA103 chromosome 21, Coco_2.0, whole genome shotgun sequence genomic window carries:
- the srsf3b gene encoding serine/arginine-rich splicing factor 3b isoform X2: protein MHRDCPLDCKVYVGNLGNNGNKSELERAFGYYGPLRSVWVARNPPGFAFVEFEDPRDATDAVRELDGRTLCGCRVRVELSNGEKRSRNRGPPPSWSRRPRDDYRRRSPPPRRRSLPPLSITPELLKRLFCLRPS from the exons ATGCATCGCGATTGCCCGCTGGACTGTAAGGTGTATGTAGGGAATCTTGGGAATAATGGGAATAAATCCGAGCTGGAGCGAGCCTTTGGTTATTATGGGCCTCTGCGCAGTGTCTGGGTGGCCAGGAATCCCCCTGGTTTCGCCTTCGTCGAGTTTGAGGATCCGAGGGACGCTACGGATGCTGTGAGGGAGCTGGACGGCAG GACTCTGTGCGGTTGCCGTGTGAGGGTCGAGCTATCCAATGGGGAGAAGAGATCCCGTAACCGAGGCCCGCCACCTTCCTGGAGCCGACGCCCACGAGATGATTACCGCCGGCGAAGCCCGCCGCCCAGGCGCAG atctctCCCCCCCCTCAGTATAACCCCTGAGCTGTTAAAGCGCCTGTTCTGTCTGAGACCTTCCTGA